Genomic segment of Saprospira sp. CCB-QB6:
CAAGTTCCCGAAAAAAGATCTTCATCGTAGGCCAAGGGCGGCAAAATAAGAGGCGTTTTGCTGAGCATGGCTTCTATGGCCGTTACAGGCGTTCCATCTGATTTAGGGGTCATTACCACTAAGCTAGCGGACTTATAGCTCTGCCAAAGGGCTTTTTGCTCCAAATTGGGCAGCCAGATATAATTGGCTTGGCCTGTTTGCATCAACTGGGCAATTTTATCCAAATAAGCTTGCTCTTTTCCGTCTTTATTTACAAAAACGAACTGGTATTGGTCCAGAATAGACTTAGGTAAAAGCTCAATAGCGGCAATAGCCAATTCATGTTGATAGAGTGGGCGCATCGCTCTGGGGAAAAAGACAAATTGTTTTTCTTTGAGCTCCTCGGGCAAAGCTTGAGGCTGCGGCTCTTCAAATAGGGCTACATCTACTCCAGTACGGATGATGGCAATTTCTTTTTGGACCTGTGGAAAATGTTGCTCAATACTTTGAGCTTGTCGCAAAGAGGTAGAGACAATTTGGTCCAGTTGGCCAAAGGCTCGGCCATAAAAATGGCGAATGAGTCCATTTTTCCAGCCTCCTTCTTTAAAAAATTGGGGAATCGTTTGTAGAACGTCTGTTCCGCGGCTTGTCAGGACCATTTTCACGCCTAGACTTTTTCTGAAATAGGCCCAAAGGGCGTTGGGTTCGGCATAAAAGAGATGGATAAGATCAATTTTATGTTCTTTAACCCAATCTGCCAATTTATTCATTTCTTGGCGGCTGCGAAAAAAGTGGCGGATAGAAAAATCTTCTATTTGGCCCAAGTACTCCACCTTCTCCTCGGCCAAAAATTGCTTCCATTGGGGAGATTGGAGATGGGGCTTATGATGAGCTCTAGAGACCACAAAACAATTATGATTTGGGGTGAAAAAGCGCATCCATTTAAGGTCGTGAATAAGGCCTGGGTCGGCAAGGTAAAGAATATTCATAGTTGTAAAATGGTCCAAAGGATCTAGAAAGGAGGCGGCTGTGCCGCCTTGGCCGCAGGCCAAATGGCCTAGCGCTGTGGAGGGGTGGCCGAAGGCCAGACCAAAGCGCGTAGCGCTGAAGGGCCGAGCGAATAGCGAGCCCCGCAACCTAGCGCCCTGAGCCCTGAAGGGCGAAGGGAGGCCCCAAAAAACTTAATCGAGATGTTTTTGTGCCCAAAGCTCGAAGCAGAGGAGAGTCCAGATACGGAGTGCATCTCGATTATCTGTAGCTTTTTGGTGGGTTGTCCAAATTGTATCGAGATAATTGGCTTGAAAGTAAGGGCGTTTTTTGAGTTGGTTAAGTAGTTCTTCACCCCAGCTTTTGGCTTGATTGCGCAGCCAATCGCCGATGGGAATACTAAAGCCTTTTTTGGGGCGATTTAAAATTTGGGGATCAATTTTCGTTTTGGCCAATTGCTTGAGTAAAAACTTATTTTGGTTTTGATGAAACTTGAGTTCATCGGGTAGGCTGAAAGCGAAATTAAGCAAATCGATATCGAGAAAAGGCGAACGTACCTCTAGTGAATGGTACATCGAGGCGCGGTCCACCTTGGGTAGATAATCGTTGAGCAGGCGGGTTTGTAGGGAGCTGCGCATCAGTTGATCGACAGGAGTTCCCTGGCCTGCATGATTGGTCCAGATAGACTGTAGATGTTCTTGAGCGCTGGGGGGCTGTTTTTGGGCATAAAGGGCCTCTTTGGACCAAAATCCCATTTGTCGGAAGAGGCGTTTTTCTGGAGGAAGTTGTAAATAAGCATAGTAGGCTCCCATATTTTTCTTTTTGCCTTTTAGGCGGCCCAATACTTTATCTAATTGGCTAACTAGATATTGATTTTTGGGATATTTTTTGGCGAATTGGCTAGCTTGAAAAGCCAGGCCATAATCGGGATAGCCTCCAAAAAGCTCATCGCCTCCATCTCCAGATAGGGCCACCTTATATTCCTTGGATATGGCTTGGCAGACCAGAGAAGAGGGTAAAATGCTCGCATCGGCAAAGGGTTCTCCGAAATAGTCCATCAATCCTTCTAATTGATCAAAGAGTTGGTCTTCCACCACAATTTCATGATGATCGCAATTATAGTGTTGGGCCAAGGCTTTTGCTTCGGCAAATTCGTTCATGTCGATCGCTTCG
This window contains:
- a CDS encoding glycosyltransferase family 4 protein; this encodes MNILYLADPGLIHDLKWMRFFTPNHNCFVVSRAHHKPHLQSPQWKQFLAEEKVEYLGQIEDFSIRHFFRSRQEMNKLADWVKEHKIDLIHLFYAEPNALWAYFRKSLGVKMVLTSRGTDVLQTIPQFFKEGGWKNGLIRHFYGRAFGQLDQIVSTSLRQAQSIEQHFPQVQKEIAIIRTGVDVALFEEPQPQALPEELKEKQFVFFPRAMRPLYQHELAIAAIELLPKSILDQYQFVFVNKDGKEQAYLDKIAQLMQTGQANYIWLPNLEQKALWQSYKSASLVVMTPKSDGTPVTAIEAMLSKTPLILPPLAYDEDLFSGTCLQFREWTAKSLAQEIQKALEQPQTEMIEEAYLRAKGLANRETEMIRLGRIYGQLVPKN
- the asnB gene encoding asparagine synthase (glutamine-hydrolyzing), with the translated sequence MCGIAGQFNRSGQAFSPAQKEFIFKSLERRGPEAQGEKSFALPAGQLEFFHRRLSIIELSEEGRQPMPSASGRCWISFNGEIYNYQAIRTELSQEYVKLNTLSDTEVIMAAYEQWGLQTMLDKIDGMFAFALFDQKENKLFLVRDRLGKKPLYYSWTGQALYFSSDIRIVKAQLPNAQLDLASLDYYLTELSSPQPHTIWQEIKQIPPAQVLQLQLESGEPQLTSYWSLKKKETLNINLEEALTQTENMLRKAIRKRLVSDVPIACFLSGGVDSGLVTALMAEESSQAVPSFTIGFAEAIDMNEFAEAKALAQHYNCDHHEIVVEDQLFDQLEGLMDYFGEPFADASILPSSLVCQAISKEYKVALSGDGGDELFGGYPDYGLAFQASQFAKKYPKNQYLVSQLDKVLGRLKGKKKNMGAYYAYLQLPPEKRLFRQMGFWSKEALYAQKQPPSAQEHLQSIWTNHAGQGTPVDQLMRSSLQTRLLNDYLPKVDRASMYHSLEVRSPFLDIDLLNFAFSLPDELKFHQNQNKFLLKQLAKTKIDPQILNRPKKGFSIPIGDWLRNQAKSWGEELLNQLKKRPYFQANYLDTIWTTHQKATDNRDALRIWTLLCFELWAQKHLD